The following coding sequences lie in one Heliangelus exortis chromosome 6, bHelExo1.hap1, whole genome shotgun sequence genomic window:
- the METTL5 gene encoding rRNA N(6)-adenosine-methyltransferase METTL5, translating to MKKLKLKELESCLQQVDTFESPKLLLEQYPTRPHIAACMLYTIHTTFDDIENKTIADLGCGCGMLSIGSAMLGAGLCVGFDIDADALEIFNSNIEDFELPNINMVQCDVCSLSDSMSKTFDTVIMNPPFGTKHNKGMDMIFLKTALQMAETAVYSLHKTSTRQHIKKKADEWEVNMEVIAELRYDLPASYKFHKKKSVDIEVDFIRFSAKKLLT from the exons atgaagaaattaaaGCTTAAAGAATTGGAAAGCTGCCTTCAACAAGTTGATACTTTTGAAAGTCCAAAACTGCTTCTTGAACAGTATCCAACGAGACCTCATATCGCAG catGTATGCTTTATACAATTCACACAACTTTTGATgatattgaaaacaaaacaattgcAGATTTAGGATGTGGTTGTGGCATGCTCAGCATTGGAAGTGCAATGTTAGGAGCAGG attGTGTGTGGGGTTTGACATAGATGCAGATgcactggaaatatttaataGCAACATTGAAGACTTTGAGCTCCCGAACATAAACATGGTTCAGTGTGATGTCTGTTCTTTATCTGACAGCATGTCAAAGACTTTTGACACAGTTATTATGAACCCTCCGTTTGGAACCAAGCATAATAAAG GAATGGAtatgatttttctgaaaactgctTTACAGATGGCAGAAACAGCTGTATATTCCCTTCACAAAACTTCAACTCGGCAG cacattaaaaagaaagcagatgaaTGGGAAGTGAACATGGAAGTCATAGCAG AACTTAGATATGACCTACCAGCATCATACAAGTTCCATAAGAAGAAATCA GTTGACATTGAAGTGGATTTCATTAGATTTTCTGCCAAGAAACTCCTGACCTGA
- the SSB gene encoding lupus La protein gives MAENGDGENMSILETKICQQIEYYFGNHNLPRDKFLKEQIKQDDGWVPLEVMIKFNRLSRLSKDFTVIVEALRKSKTGLMEINEDKTKIRRSPNKPLPELNDQYKAAIKNRSVYVKGFPLDATLDDIKEWLEDKGPVENIQMRRTLQRTFKGSIFAVFDSVESAKKFTEIPNQKYKDTELIVLFKEEYCTKKNEERRQNKVEAKARAKQEKEEKQKQAADAEMKSLEEKTGCLLKFFGDLDDQTCREDLHEVFSNHGEIKWIHFVRGAKEGIILFKDIAKEALEKAKAAHNGNLQLRSKDVTWEVLEGEAEKEALKKILEDQQELLKQKTKGRKIKGKGRGGKVPQGANKGKIQFQGKKIKFENEEEGGEDDTKTEPASPKKRPLEETEKEEPAPKQLKTENGDQ, from the exons TACTATTTTGGCAATCACAATCTACCAAGAGACAAGTTCCTGAAGGAACAGATCAAACAAGATGATGGCTGGGTGCCTTTAGAAGTCATGATCAAATTCAACAG GTTAAGTCGCCTTTCAAAAGATTTTACTGTTATTGTAGAAGCACTAAGGAAATCCAAGACTGGTCTAATGGAAATAAACGAAGACAAAACTAAAATCAGAAGATCTCCAAACAAACCTCTTCCTGAATTAAATGACCAGTATAAGGCTGCAATTAAAAACAGATCTGTATATGTT AAAGGCTTTCCACTAGATGCAACTCTTGATGATATCAAAGAATGGCTTGAGGATAAAGGTCCAGTTGAAAACATTCAAATGAGAAGAACACTGCAGAGAACATTCAAG GGCTCAATATTTGCAGTTTTTGACAGTGTTGAATCTGCTAAGAAGTTTACAGAGATTCCAAACCAAAAGTACAAAGACACAGAGCTGATAGTACTTTTCAA GGAAGAATATtgtacaaagaaaaatgaagaaaggagacaaaataAAGTAGAAGCTAAAGCAAGAGCTAAACA ggaaaaagaagaaaaacagaaacaagcagcagatgctgaaaTG aAGTCTCTGGAAGAAAAGACTGGATGTCTTTTGAAGTTTTTTGGTGATCTAGATGACCAAACATGCAGAGAAGATCTCCATGAAGTATTTTCTAATCACGGAGAAATCAAGTGGATACACTTTGTCAGAGGGGCAAAGGAG ggAATTATCCTGTTTAAGGATATTGCAAAAGAAGCTCTGGAAAAAGCCAAAGCAGCACATAATGGAAATTTACAGCTTCGGAGCAAGGATGTTACATGGGAAGTGCtagaaggagaggcagagaaagaagctctgaaaaaaatactggaagaCCAGCAAGAATTgctaaaacagaaaacaaaag GACgcaaaattaaaggaaaaggaagagggggAAAGGTACCTCAAGGTGCGAACAAAGGGAAAATACAGTTCCAGGGCAAGAAAATTAAGTTTGAGAATGAAGAAGAAGGTGGTGAAGATGATACTAAAACAG AACCAGCAAGTCCCAAGAAGAGACCACtagaggagacagaaaaagaagaacctgcaccaaaacaactgaaaacagaaaatggagatCAGTAA